The region TattgggggaaggggaaaagtgTGGGGAGCGGGGCTGTGGGATGGTGTTCACTTCACAGATGCTTCCTGGGGAGGTGGCATGCAGAGCGGGGTGAGCAGAGGTGGCCTGAGTGGTCTCGCAGGCTGTGCGagccttcctcttcttcctcctcccctctccctgccccagggaAGCCCAGGGGAAGCcccaggggaaactgaggcaaccTTCCTGACGGGGAGATGGGGACCACCAGCCCGACGCAAACCATGGCGTGATGCCCAATGCACGATGCCGCCGCACGCTGTCCCCCGCCCCGAGCACCCTAGGGACCCCCCCGGACCCTGTGCCTGGGGGACGGGGGTGGCCGGAGCCCCGCAGtgccagcacagggctgggaggaggacaATCGCCATGTGTCCGGGCACGGGTGGGTGGCTGCGGCACCGCTGGCTCCCGGCAAGCTGGGCGATGCCAAGCGGCTTTGAAACAAAGCACCCGTGTTGGGGCTGGGGCCCGTGCCTGCAGgcatggcggggggggtggggggcggttATTTTAGGTGCTGGCAGGACTCGCCATCGCTATGGCACATCTCCTGCATCAGGGTAAcggtgggggggtgtggggggggcaggTTGGTCGCCTCTGCATCCCCTAAGTGCTATGGCTTGCACCCCCGGGGTGGGTTGGATGCCCCATCTTCACCTCTCGTTACCAGCGGCTGGAGAAAGGGGGAAAGGCTGGGGAAAAGGGAATATTTCTGTTCCCGATGGAGGGGAGCCTgaagttgggggtgggggggtgtacCCCCCTGTAAACCCCCTCCCCACAGCATCCGGAGCCGTGCGTGGTgccggcagggacaggcagcctgCCTGGGTCCCCCATCCCCCCGGGGATGACCAGCAGCAGGGACCTGCCGGGGACAAAAGATCCTGCCGGGGAGAGGAGGACAAGGCTGacggtggggcaggggggggaagcGGCAGGGCCACGGGTGTCCCCCCACTGCCACAGGCAATGTGGGGGGTCCATGGGCAGGGGGGTGCTCTCCCCCCGGTGACCCAGGCTGGCAGGGACGCCAAGGGCCCCGGTGATGGGCACAGGCCACCTGCCCCGGCCCCGTGCCACCGGCTGGCGTCAGGACAGCCACGAAGCTGGGCACCGCCCGCCCTTCGGGGCACCTTCGGGTGGCAAAGGGAGGTGACAGCGGGGGACAGGAGGAAGCCCCCACCCCGTCCCAGGGGGATCCTCTTTCCGCTCACCCTCCCAGCCGCCCCAAGCCCCCTGGCCCCCGCGGGAGCGGGGCCTACTGGGTACCTTTCCGTGCGCCTCGTCCCTCCGCCGCCGGCCACCCTGCTCAGTGCCACATTGTCCCCGGCGGCGCCCAGTGACACCCGGGGCAGGAACAATGAGCCGCTTGACAGGCCAGGGCCAggctggcagccccggcccccacccCGGTCCACGCCGGGGCCCCCCTCgctcttcccctctcccacaTCCCTCCCTCCGGGATCCTATTACAGCGGATAAGAGACACTAAAAGGAACAATGCACCCTGGGTAAGGCCATCTGCCACCGCTGGGGACATTCctggcccccccccgccccccccccctttggcTCACACATCGCCCCTCTTTGTGACTgcggttttttttttcctggaagccGATCAGCTGGCAGGGCTCGAGGGCTCAAGGACACGGGAgcgggcagggacagggcagctGGCACCCCAGGGCCCGccggcacccaggggtgctgctAGGGGGGAGCGAGCACCTGGAGGGCTAGAGGGGCAGGAGGCACCCCTgtatgggggggctggggctgcaaaCGGGGACCCGAACTGGCTGGGTGGTAAAGGATGCTCCAGACAGGGCTCCTGCCTTACTGCCAGGGCAAGGGTCAGCTCCTGTGCTCCCCACACGGgcaccctgcacccacagacaAGTGCCCCCCCCTGTTACCTCCCACACTAAATCCTCCTGGGCCCTGGCATAAGCAGCTAAAGCCCAGGCAGgcttggggaagggggggcactgggggggcaccCCACTGCCGGCTCCATCTGTGCCCCTGAGTGCCCAGTGCAGCAGCAccaaagggtggggggaaggcagGTGGTGGGCAGGGGGCTTGTCCCCCCGTCTGTCCGGCCAGACGTCTGTCAGGcctccccacccgcccccccaTCTGTTCATGGCAGCCACTCATTCGGTAaatccccccccgcctccccagggtgctgggctgctgtcgctgcaggcaggagcctgcTGGGGCTGGCGGTTCCCTTTTAAGCCCCTGTGGATTACCCTGGGCTTGGGTGTGCGCcaggaggggtgggaggaggaagaggaggatgaagagaaGGTCTGAACACAGCCCCAGGGCAACGCTCCCCAAATATCTCAGCCCTCGGCGGCTGTACCTCCCCTGCCGTCACCCCCCAAACACGCGGGATGGTGGCCACGGAGGTGGGGATTGGGGAAGGAGCCGGGAAGGGtggaaaggagcaggaggaaggtggaggaaggCGGTGGCAGAGCTTGGGGTTTTATTTGGTCCCAGGGGAGGTGGCGGTGCCGGCGTGGGCCTGGCACAGTGCGGCAGGGCTGGGTGTGGACCAGACGAGCAGCTGGGCTGGCGCAAGGGTGTGTGCACAGGTGGAGGGGTGGGTGGGCTGGCCAAGTCCCCCTGCCCCGTGGGCCCCTCCACACGGTCCGTCCCGCtcactccagctgctgcaggaaggcCAGGAGCCCGCGGTGCCACTCGTTGGGCTTGTCCAGGTAGCAGGCGTGTCCGGCGtcctgcagcaccagcacccgGTGCTCGGGGAGGTGCCGCAGGTTGTTCAGGCTGACCTGCCCCAGCTCCATGTCCTTGTCCCCGTACACGATCAGGGTGGGGGTCTGCAGAGGGGGAATGCACCCTGAGCCTGCCAATGGCACCCAGGCACCCTGGCCAGGAACACCCTGGACCAGGGTACAGAGGAGAGACACTTGCCCTTCTCCCCCGCCCACCATGACAAGGGGAAAACAAGGCTTAGCCTCCTGGGTCTCCTAACATCCCCGCTTTCCCTCCTGCTACCTCACGGTGACATTCCCCTCTTCCAGTGGCAATGGGGTTTCTGGCCTGGCCTGTCTTCCCCTTGCCCAACCTCGGTGCCAGGGTCCCCTCCTCACCgtcccctcccagttcccccaccCCCCTCGATCTCCCTCCAGGCCGTACTTTGATCTGGGCGTACTGCTCCGCTGTGAACTTCTCGGTGCAGATGGGCGCCACAGGCACATACGCCTTGAGCAGGTGGTTGTGCTGGAAGAGGAAGGGCAGGGAGTACATGCCGCTGAGCGACGGGCTGATCACCACGGCCGGACCCAGGCACAGAGCCTCCGAAACCGCTTTCAGGAAAGCCCCCGGCGCTGGCTGGCCCACGGGCGCTGGGGCCACGGCATCCTTCGAGCGCCCCAGCCCTGAGCCGTGGGAGACAGAAGTTGCCCTGTCACACTCTCTGCTGCCTCACGGCCGGGAGACGCCGGCGCAGCAGGATGCCGGTTGCCACCCCGGCACCAGGAACCAGAGCAGCTGTAtgggctccccccagcccccacctcGCTCCGGGGCTGTGCTCACCACCATGCCTTACCCGGCAGGTCAATAGCCACAGCTCGGTAGCCGTTTTCGGCCAGTGTGGCAAGCGTCTGCAGCTGAAGCCAGGTGTCGGAGGAGAAGCGAATGccgtgcagcagcagcaccgtCAGCTTGGGCGCCTGCCCGGCCGGCTCGGCTTGGCGGTAGAAGAGGGTTTGGCCTTCCACCGTGATGGTGCTCTCAGCGAGCTGCGGGGTGGCCATGCCTGGGGGTCAGGAGAGCCGTCAGGGGGGGTTGCGAGGTGGAAACGGGCCCGGTGCGTGCGGCGGCCCTGTGCGGCCCAGCGGAAAGGCCGGCCCGGGGGGATGTCAGTGTCCCGGCATCGAGGCCCGGCGGTGGCGGGAAGGCGGGCGGGCTGAGGCGCTGGCACCGGGAAGGGGGGGTTACACTGGCATCACCCTCCTTTGGGGGGTCACCGGCGGGGGACCGGCCCCAGGGTGGGTGCGCGGGGCCGCTCGCTCGTGCCAGGCGGGCTCACGGGCCcgcccctgcctcagtttccccgccCGGCGCTGGGCCCTTACCTGCTCCTccgccccccgcgccggccgccgctcggctcccgctccccgccgcaccacggggctgggggtgccgcgCCCCGGGTCCAaaggccggcggggcgggggggggggggagcggcggcacCGCCTCACGGAGCGCtgggcccggggccgccccgcgaaccgccgccgccccgccgagccGAGCGCTGCCGAGcgcagccgagccgagccgagtcCTGCCGAGTCGAgtcgagccgagccgagccctaCCCGAGCCCCGCCGAGCCCTCGCCGAACCGAGCCGAGCGCCGCCGAGCCCCGCCAAGCCGGGGCTCCTCTCCCGGCACCGGCCCTTCTTTCCCGAGACctcggccccggcccggcggggccctgCCGGGGCTCGGCGCGGCGGGCAGGCCCCCGGCTGACAGCCCTGCAGCGCTGCGGCCTCCCGCCAGGCGGagcccggggccgcggccgggagGGTCGCATGTCCCGGCCGGagctgaggggcggcggggccggcggccgcagCCAGCGGGAGCTCGGGAGGCCGGGGCCGAGCGGGGCTggcggcgccgggcgcggggggcgcAGGCCGGGCCGGAGCTGAAGCGAGCACCGTGGTCTGGGGCCTACCCGCCTCCGCCCCGCAGCAGTGGGGTTTGGGGCTTCCAGCCCCTCGCTGCCATTTTCCTTCTCCGGGGGGAGCAGAGATGCCGCTGGCTCGCAGCCGCCTGGGGCTCCTGCTCCTCGGGGCTCTCCTCACCTTCCTCCTCTACCTCCTGCTCCCGGCTGCCCAGCACGAGCCGCGCTCGGCGGGCACTCGGCCTGAcgaggggcagcggggccggcgggcggccAACACCACGGTGCGAACGGGGATGGCCGCGGGAGAGCCCCCCGTCTTCTACAGGGAGGTTTCCGCAGGGCCCCAGGCCagcggcgctgccggccccgggagGTGGGTCAGCCTGCCGGCTACCGTGGCGGCAGAAGGTGGGGGATGACGGGCCCTGGGGATTGCTCTCCACCGGCCCTCGTGGCCGTTGGACGTGTGCAGGCATGGCATCTTCCCTGAACCCCTTCCCGCCTGTCTTCCCCACTGCAGGCCCGATGTCCTGTTCCTGCATGGCCAGGCGTTCACCTCCAGGACGTGGGAGGCCTTGGGCACGCTGGCGCTGCTCGCCAGAGAAGGCTACCGTGCGATCGCGATAGATCTGCCTGGTAGGACCATGGCACTGCGCTTAAGTTGATCCCTCTGGGCATCTCCACTCCCTCACCTGAGCCACTGTGGGGCTCTCAAACTCTTTAGGGAGGGCTCTGGACTTCCTGAGGCAGCTAGCGGTGGTTCCTGGGGCAATGTGCTGGGGATTTGGCTTTGGCCCAGGGCATCGACCTCCATGGCCACCCTTTGTCTGGGGCTGGCTCAGTCTGGCTGGCACGTGGCTGTTGCTGTACAACCATCAGGGCGTGATCAGGTGCCCATTTTTTGCCAAgccagctgagccctggggaggagACTATTGCAGGCTGCACAATTTCCCCTGCCCCGTGCCCACCCTGTTCCCTCTGCCCCATGCCAGGCTACGGGGATTCGCCCTCGGCAGAGATGGTGGCCACGGCACAGGGCCGGGTGGCTTTCCTGGACCATGTGCTCCAGGAGCTGGGCATGCGGAGGCCCGTTCTCGTCAGCCCCTCCATGAGCGGCCGCTttgccctgcccttcctcctggtGCAGGGTGACCAGCTGGCTGGCTTCGTGCCCATTGCACCCGTGGGCACCAAGGACTACGCTGCTGAGCGGTACCGGCAAGTTCAGGTGAGGTGGGTTGTTGGGctcctggggggtccctgggtgctggcGAGCCTCATGGGCCAGCTGGCTGAAGGGTGGCATGGAGGGTGGCCCTGTTTTGGGGTGAGGGGCACCTGTGCCCCACTGAGCTCACAGCGGGGCTGACACCTGCCTTCCCTTGGCTTTGCAGCCCGCTGTGATGATGGATGGAGGTGGGCACAGCCCAGGGGAAGTGTGGTGGCCATTTCCCCCTTTGACAActgctctggttttctttcttctcttaccAAGACACCCACGCTGATCCTGTACGGTGACCGTGACACAAGCCTGGGTCCCCAGGCCCTGCAGAGCCTCCGGCACCTTCCCAGGCACCATGTGGCCGTGGTGCCTGATGCTGGCCACGCCTGCTACCTGGACAAGCCAGAGGACTTCCACCAGGCCCTGCTGGGCTTCTTAAACCAGCTGAAGTGAGCACTGCCTCATCCCCTGCTGAGCGGAGGACAGGGGGCCGGGGCATCCCGAGGGACTGGGAGGCAAAGGTGGCTGGCATGAGGGGTGCTGTTCTCttttggggtgtccccagggtggcgGGGGGGACACTGAGGGTGTCCCTTGCTGACAGGCCAGGGTGTCGTCTGTCACAAGGCCAATAAACCGATGCTGCTCTGGATTCTGCGTGTGTCCCCAAGCGCCGCGGGGCTCCCCGGCTCCAGCCCCATCTCTCTGGCTCTCGAGTGGGGCAGGAGGGTGCCCGGCCCaccccctgcctgcctcctgcccccaTTCCCTTTGCCTCCCCCTCCCTTCAGCACGCCCTGTGCTCCCCGctccgcccctgcccgcccctgcccgctgccggctgcggggcggagcggagcggggcggagcggggcctggcggggccgggcaggcgcCGGCGGCAACAACGTGGAGGTAGGGCCGGagcgggcggggggccggggagcggggtCGGGCCAGCAGCGCCCGGCAGCCCGcggggggctgccctggtgcCTTCGTCCCCCTACAAGCCCGCTCCCCTCGCCACGGTACCCTGCGCCCCCCCGTACCCCTTGCACCCCTCCTctacccccctgcacccccaaccaCGGTACTCTGCACCCCCCTGCGCCCCCCTGCACCTCTAACCACGGTACCCTGTACCCCCCGTACCCCTTCACACCCCTAATCATGGTATTTTGCACACCCCTGTACTCCCAACTACGGTATCCAGCacccctctgccctcctgcccgTGCTACCCCTGCACCCCAATAACGCAACCGCTGCACCCCATGCagcagccccctgcacccctaACCATGGTACCCTGCACCCCCATGCACTTCTAGCCATGATATATTGCACCCCCACCCCCTAACCACAGTACCCCTGCACCCCTACCCACGGTACCCTGCACTCCGCACAGCTCTAACCACAGTGTCCCTGCACCCCAACGGCAGTACCCCTGCACCCCCGCAGTGGTACCCCTGTACCCGCCCTGTGCCCCTTTGCACCCCAACCACagtccccctgcacccctctcATAGCCTCTCTGCACCCCCTACTCCCATACATCCCAGTGTTCCCCTTCACCCTTCCTGCTGCACCCCCATGTGCCCCGAAGCACCCCacatcctcctgctcctccagctgcccagcacccctcaaacaccccaaaaccaggcTACTGCCTGTCACCCTCCTGTagtccccccagcccctctgtccTCTGTAAGCACTCAATTACCCTTCACCACCTCCATTTCCCTGCACCCCCAGTGCCTTTCCTTGCACCTCTCCTGCACCCCCTAAGCAGGCAGTGTCCCGCTTTCCTTGGCTGCACCCCCTTACACCAGcatcctgccttccctgcctgcacccccccagcatccccctggACCTCTAACCCCTGTCTAACCCCAACTACCATGTGCCCCTGCCCTACACACCCTTCTTCCTCCCCATAACTCCCTTCCCCACCTTCTTGcccccctttcctccctgctAGCCCCCTACACCCCAGCTAGCCCTTCCCTGGAGCTCACCCCTCGCCCTGTGCCCAGGTGTCACAGCTTGCCCTGGCACTGTGTTTGGGGCAGGAACGTGCGCTTTGGGGGGAGAATGAAAGGATGGCGTGGGGGGCACACCCCATCCTGCCCCCATACCCAAGCGGTGGCAGTGTCCCAGGAGGACTCACACGGGGGAGACCTTTGCCCCATCCCTCTTCGGTTTCTGTGACGACCGACCTTGCTGGCGGACTTTGGAGGGGCCGGTGGGTGATTAACCATCTTGCTGCTCTTCCCCCAGAGCTTTGCAGCCCTGGTCCCTGACATGTCACCCGGGAAGCCTGGGAAGAGCACAGGGGCCTCGGAGGACCCCTCAGTTACACTTTTCCGGGAATACCTGAGGATTGACACCGTCCACCCCAAACCTGACTATGGTGAGGatggggggacgggacggggagCTGTGCGGGGATCCGGCAACGCGGCTTTGCAGCTCTGGTCTTTGGACCTGGGTGCCGGAGTTCTCGGCCGGGGCTGTTTTGATCGTGGTTTAAGGAGCGAACACCTTTGTGCCTTCTCTCTGCTGGTGCCTTTGGTTGGGGCAGGGACGTCACGAGTGCACCCTGAGCTGCCATTTGCTTCCTCCAGCCCCGTGCCCCAGGGCCGCCCCTTTCCATGCTGCCCTGGCTCTGGGACAGATGCTTGTGTAATCCTGTGTAGATCTCCTTCCATTAACATTTCTGTCCTCCCACTAAAGTacattgagatttttttattgttgagGAGCTCCCAAAACTCCTGTGGAGGACAGTCCCTGCTGAACTTACCcccttcaatttttattttttcatgttccCCTATTCCTCACCCCAAAGGGATGGTGACAAGCCACTCCTGTCCCCAGTGCTAGCCACCTCTTGTGCCCAGGACCTCCATCACCTGCCCTCTCTGGTCACCTCTTCCCTTGGCCTGGGAACCCCAGAGAGCCTTGGGGTCGCCAGGGGGTTGCAGTGAAAGGGGAGGGAGATCCTGGCATAACTCCAGGCGTCCCCGCTCCTCCCCAGATGCAGCCATCCGGTTTCTGGAGCGTGTCGGCACCGACCTGGGCTTGGCCTGCCAGAAAGTGGAGGTGAGTGAGGCGAGGAGCAGCCCCcagtctgtctgtccatccataCATCTGTGCCCGGGTCCTTAGTGACCGGGATGTTCCCCTGCCGCCAccctggagctgggcaggagTGAATCCCCTCTGCCTGTAATCCTCTGCTGACATGAGCCCTTCCTTAAGCTCGTATTCCGGCTGGTCCCTGCTGACCTTTGCAGCCGCCTGTGCTATGATTAGCTGGGGATCTGGCAGGGTCATGCTGGCTGAGGACGTCCCTCCTGCTGGGCACTGCTGTCCCAGGGGACTCCTGGGCACTGGGGGAGGGCGCTGggttcctctcccctcctccatcTGTATCTGGGGAGGTACAGGcatgcctgctgctgctgcctgtcctctCCCAGCAGAGAAAGGGGTGACCTGCCGGGTGGCATCATGAAACTTTTCCCAGGCTGATGCTTTTTGGCTCCAGCCTGCCAGTCCCAGCCTCTCTGCCCCCAGCCAGGACCCTGGTGACATCCTGCCCTCACCCCACAGGTGTGCCAGGGCCGTGTGGTGCTGATCCTGACCTGGCAGGGCACGAACCCCCGCCTGCGCTCCGTCCTCCTCAACTCCCACACTGACGTTGTGCCTGTCTTTGAGGTGCCGGGACAGGGTGAAGGGTGGGATGGGCACAGTGGGGAGctctgggggtggctggcgaaTGGGAGCTGGTGCCTGCTGTGCCCCTCTGCCATCACGGCCGTGGTTCCCCGCAGGAGCACTGGACCTACCCACCCTTCGAGGCTGTTAAGGACTCACAAGGCAACATCTACGCCCGGGGTGCCCAGGACATGAAGTGTGTCTCCATCCAGTGAGTGGAGGCCTCTGCACCCACCAGCTGGGCACGGTGGTGGGGGTGGCTCTGAGTGATGCAGGACAGGATgccaccatccccatccccagggtcCCTGGGGCTAAGGGTGCCACTGCTTGACCCTCCCTGGGTGGCTCAGGGCACACCAGCCTCTCTCCTCCATGATACCCAGGCACCACCTTCTCCCTTCAGGTATCTTGAGGCCATCCGGAGGCTGAAGGCAGAGGGAAAGTGTTTTGCCCGCACCATCCACCTCACCTTTGTGCCTGGTGAGTCCCCAGTATGTTCCTTcttggggggacaggaggggctgACAGCTGGGTGATGCTCTGGAGGTTCCTGTGGCGTGGCATCCAGGCACCCCCCTACCAGCATCTCCAGATTTGAGCTCCCCTAGCTCAAGGCTGGAGGGGTTTCCATGTCTGAGGACATCGTGTGTGCCAGTGGCACCCAGGCTGGCGTGGAAGGAGGACCAGGGGGCGGTGGGCCAGGGACGCCCCGTTCCTTCCTCCACACCAGGCTCTCCCCTGCAGATGAGGAGGTGGGTGGACACAAGGGCATGGAGATGTTCGTGCAGCGCCCTGAGTTCAGAGCTCTCAACGTGGGCTTCGCCCTGGATGAGGGTAAGTGGTGGTAGGGCTGGCACAGGGACGTGTCTCCTCTTGGCACGCACCCCTCTGCCTGTTGGCATCACCCCCCGGGCACCGGCACCCAGCACGGCTTCCAGGAACCCTCTCGGGGGCTCCTTCCCCTTGGCAATGTCCCTCACGGTGCCAGCCTG is a window of Strix uralensis isolate ZFMK-TIS-50842 chromosome 10, bStrUra1, whole genome shotgun sequence DNA encoding:
- the LOC141947849 gene encoding putative protein-lysine deacylase ABHD14B: MATPQLAESTITVEGQTLFYRQAEPAGQAPKLTVLLLHGIRFSSDTWLQLQTLATLAENGYRAVAIDLPGLGRSKDAVAPAPVGQPAPGAFLKAVSEALCLGPAVVISPSLSGMYSLPFLFQHNHLLKAYVPVAPICTEKFTAEQYAQIKTPTLIVYGDKDMELGQVSLNNLRHLPEHRVLVLQDAGHACYLDKPNEWHRGLLAFLQQLE
- the LOC141947848 gene encoding protein ABHD14A-like; this encodes MPLARSRLGLLLLGALLTFLLYLLLPAAQHEPRSAGTRPDEGQRGRRAANTTVRTGMAAGEPPVFYREVSAGPQASGAAGPGRPDVLFLHGQAFTSRTWEALGTLALLAREGYRAIAIDLPGYGDSPSAEMVATAQGRVAFLDHVLQELGMRRPVLVSPSMSGRFALPFLLVQGDQLAGFVPIAPVGTKDYAAERYRQVQTPTLILYGDRDTSLGPQALQSLRHLPRHHVAVVPDAGHACYLDKPEDFHQALLGFLNQLK